In Rubrivirga marina, the following are encoded in one genomic region:
- a CDS encoding TfoX/Sxy family DNA transformation protein: MPRPSSLKNLGPKSDEMLAAVGIETADDLREVGAAMAYRMMRHRFGPGVNRLALWALAGALQDRHWTSFTDAEKAALDADASGDLDVGTA, translated from the coding sequence GTGCCGCGGCCGTCGTCGCTCAAAAACCTCGGGCCGAAGAGTGACGAGATGCTCGCGGCCGTCGGGATCGAGACGGCCGACGACCTCCGCGAGGTGGGCGCGGCGATGGCCTACCGGATGATGCGCCACCGCTTCGGACCGGGCGTCAACCGGCTCGCGTTGTGGGCGCTGGCGGGCGCACTGCAGGACCGCCACTGGACCAGCTTCACCGACGCCGAGAAGGCCGCGCTCGACGCCGACGCCAGCGGTGACCTCGACGTGGGCACCGCCTGA
- the lhgO gene encoding L-2-hydroxyglutarate oxidase, protein MAVDLVVVGAGLVGLATARAALAARPDLRVVVVEKEDVVACHQTGRNSGVLHAGLYYRPGSRKAALCQAGKARMEAFCDEEGIPWTRSGKVVVAVTDDEVPRLDALAERAVANGVATERLDADGLREREPHAAGVAALWVPSTGVTDFSAVARRMAERLEEAGAEIRTGTAVMSGRETSTGVVVETDGGAIEARALVTCAGLWADRVAKLFGATPSVELVPFRGEYALLKPDAAKLVRGLIYPVPDPALPFLGVHLTRRVDGTVDAGPSAALAFARDGYRFSTVRPRDLGEALASPAFRRLARRHVRSGLDELARSLSLTTFWKAARRLLPQLRRQDLERAPAGVRAQALHPDGTLADDFVIEETARAVHVINAPSPAATASLAVGDEVAGRALQRL, encoded by the coding sequence GTGGCGGTCGACCTCGTGGTCGTCGGCGCCGGGCTCGTCGGGCTGGCGACGGCCCGCGCGGCGCTCGCGGCGCGGCCCGACCTCCGCGTCGTCGTCGTCGAGAAAGAGGACGTCGTCGCCTGCCACCAGACCGGGCGAAACTCGGGCGTCCTCCACGCGGGCCTCTACTACCGCCCGGGAAGCCGGAAGGCCGCGCTCTGCCAGGCCGGTAAGGCCCGGATGGAGGCGTTCTGCGACGAAGAGGGGATCCCGTGGACGCGCTCCGGGAAAGTCGTGGTGGCCGTGACCGACGACGAGGTCCCCCGCCTCGACGCCCTCGCCGAGCGGGCCGTCGCCAACGGCGTCGCCACCGAGCGGCTCGACGCCGACGGTCTCCGCGAGCGCGAGCCCCACGCCGCGGGCGTCGCCGCGCTCTGGGTCCCGTCGACAGGCGTCACCGATTTCTCGGCGGTCGCCCGCCGGATGGCCGAGCGGCTGGAGGAGGCCGGCGCCGAGATCCGCACGGGCACGGCGGTCATGAGCGGACGCGAGACGAGCACGGGCGTCGTGGTCGAGACGGACGGCGGCGCCATCGAGGCGCGCGCCCTCGTGACCTGCGCGGGGCTCTGGGCCGACCGCGTGGCGAAGCTCTTCGGCGCCACGCCGTCGGTCGAGCTCGTCCCGTTCCGCGGCGAGTACGCGCTCCTCAAGCCCGACGCGGCCAAGCTCGTCCGCGGCCTCATCTACCCGGTGCCGGACCCCGCGCTTCCCTTTCTCGGCGTCCACCTCACGCGCCGGGTCGACGGGACGGTCGACGCCGGGCCGAGCGCGGCGCTGGCGTTCGCGCGCGACGGCTACCGGTTCTCGACCGTCCGCCCCCGCGACCTGGGCGAGGCGCTCGCCTCGCCGGCGTTCCGTCGGCTCGCCCGCCGCCACGTCCGGTCGGGCCTCGACGAGCTCGCGCGCTCCCTCAGCCTGACGACGTTCTGGAAGGCCGCCCGCCGGCTCCTCCCCCAGCTCCGGCGCCAGGACCTGGAGCGAGCCCCGGCCGGCGTCCGCGCGCAGGCCCTCCACCCCGACGGCACGCTCGCCGACGACTTCGTGATCGAGGAGACGGCGCGGGCCGTCCACGTCATCAACGCACCGAGCCCGGCGGCGACGGCGTCGCTCGCCGTCGGCGACGAGGTCGCCGGCCGGGCACTCCAGCGCCTCTAG
- a CDS encoding T9SS type A sorting domain-containing protein produces MTRALFASAALALLALSPSAQVGLTDATCATNGTYGDGPPPATVPNGHIAWPADAPLWEFDVYRPNNRTTLNSSGLEIRDVTYRGRTVLARAGVPVLNVEYDEGGCGCFRDWQDDEASIEIGDDASVVTDCGTFREFRASAGGEVTIQTGIALSAPGVVETACEANDTPSNPSPGGDVGLFEGIAVEDYGDELVLTAHTEAGWYRYRIKWHFYADGRIWPEFSFAAADAVCTSVGHRHHAYWRFDFDLDGTPKNDVVREFAAEGTEGQVFTTESSRVLGGTADPTYWSVVDGATGIGYEIRPSDADLRLPVDEYSKTDALVLRYKMDEIDDGKTISSGCAFAFEPFVDGESVEGEDTVFWYRSGALHTAGSPFECDIAGPMLVPIGFELSTVDGVEGVEFESARPNPFSLTTVSRFRVERTQSVTAELYDLTGRRVQVLFEGVAVQGEWQELRIDGRRLPAGTYVVRLRGETARGTTRVVLVR; encoded by the coding sequence GTGACACGCGCCCTCTTCGCCTCCGCCGCGCTCGCCCTCCTGGCGCTCTCCCCCTCCGCCCAGGTCGGGCTGACCGACGCCACGTGCGCCACGAACGGCACGTACGGCGACGGCCCGCCGCCCGCGACCGTCCCCAACGGCCACATCGCGTGGCCGGCCGACGCCCCGCTCTGGGAGTTCGACGTGTACCGGCCGAACAACCGGACGACCCTCAACAGCAGCGGCCTCGAGATCCGCGACGTGACCTACCGCGGGCGGACCGTGCTGGCCCGCGCCGGCGTGCCCGTGCTCAACGTGGAGTACGATGAGGGCGGCTGCGGGTGCTTTCGCGACTGGCAGGACGACGAGGCCTCGATCGAGATCGGCGACGACGCCTCGGTCGTGACCGACTGCGGCACGTTCCGCGAGTTCCGGGCCAGTGCGGGGGGCGAGGTCACGATCCAGACCGGCATCGCACTGAGCGCGCCGGGCGTCGTGGAGACAGCCTGTGAGGCCAACGACACCCCGTCGAACCCCTCGCCCGGCGGTGACGTCGGCCTGTTCGAGGGGATCGCCGTCGAGGACTACGGCGACGAGCTCGTGCTCACGGCCCACACCGAGGCCGGGTGGTATCGCTACCGCATAAAGTGGCATTTCTACGCCGACGGCCGGATCTGGCCCGAGTTCTCGTTCGCCGCCGCCGACGCCGTCTGCACCTCCGTCGGCCACCGCCACCACGCCTACTGGCGGTTCGACTTCGACCTCGACGGGACGCCCAAAAACGATGTGGTCCGCGAGTTCGCGGCCGAGGGCACCGAGGGCCAGGTCTTCACGACCGAGTCGTCCCGCGTGCTCGGAGGCACCGCCGACCCGACGTACTGGAGCGTGGTCGACGGCGCCACGGGCATCGGCTACGAGATCCGCCCGAGCGACGCCGACCTCCGCCTCCCCGTCGACGAGTATTCGAAGACCGACGCGCTCGTCCTCCGCTACAAGATGGACGAGATCGACGACGGGAAGACGATCTCGTCCGGCTGCGCCTTCGCCTTCGAGCCCTTCGTCGACGGTGAGTCGGTCGAGGGCGAGGACACCGTGTTCTGGTACCGCTCCGGCGCGCTCCACACGGCCGGCTCCCCGTTCGAGTGCGACATCGCCGGTCCGATGCTCGTCCCCATCGGCTTCGAGCTCTCGACCGTCGACGGGGTCGAGGGCGTCGAGTTCGAGTCGGCCCGACCGAACCCGTTCTCGCTCACGACGGTCTCGCGCTTCCGCGTTGAGCGGACCCAGTCCGTGACGGCCGAGCTGTACGACCTCACGGGCCGCCGCGTCCAGGTCCTCTTCGAGGGCGTCGCGGTGCAGGGCGAGTGGCAGGAGCTCCGGATCGACGGGCGCCGACTGCCGGCCGGGACGTACGTCGTCCGCCTCCGCGGCGAGACGGCGCGGGGCACCACGCGCGTCGTCCTCGTCCGCTAG
- a CDS encoding sensor histidine kinase: MRWRNVRELLYPRRASTQTWMMLTFALFVGLAVVGVGLYSFLILRGQVRDAARQTLREEAERFAVQLEAEPDRTAMLDLGQQIARLTQIDVALATRDRVIGDFGPSTEADGLGEATPFFEREEVVEALAAADDVGFAERRGPDGGARLYLALYRPQTGLLIRLGEPVPQLLRAIQSLQAALTIGMALALLTALIGAWLAARQVTRPLVAITRSAQQINEGDLDGRISVKTRAAEFQDLARSLNHMAGRFRADIHELQRMQRVQNEFIGNVSHEVKNPIFAVFGYLEALASESLPAEQRKRYAQKGLANLQRLNTLFSDLIEIAKLEYREDQIRPTAFDLQDLIGEIGEMLDPKAEAKGLELTYDNDALWVEADRNRIRQVLTNLIDNAIAYSDEGTVKCRMRRHLDKARVEVVDTGRGIPEDHLDRIFERFYRVDAARSRKEGGTGLGLAIVKQILEAHGSTIHVESTKGRGTRFWFELPLAETAGGDGAVTQAKTETA; this comes from the coding sequence ATGCGCTGGCGCAACGTCCGCGAACTGCTCTACCCGCGTCGGGCCTCGACCCAGACGTGGATGATGCTGACGTTCGCCCTGTTCGTGGGGCTGGCCGTCGTGGGCGTCGGGCTGTACTCGTTCCTGATCCTCCGCGGGCAGGTGCGGGACGCGGCCCGGCAGACGCTCCGCGAGGAGGCCGAGCGGTTCGCGGTCCAGCTCGAGGCCGAGCCGGACCGGACGGCCATGCTCGACCTCGGCCAGCAGATCGCCCGGCTGACGCAGATCGACGTGGCCCTCGCCACGCGCGACCGGGTCATCGGTGACTTCGGCCCGTCGACCGAGGCGGACGGACTCGGGGAGGCGACGCCGTTTTTCGAGCGCGAGGAGGTCGTCGAGGCGCTCGCGGCCGCCGACGACGTCGGGTTCGCCGAACGGCGTGGGCCGGACGGCGGGGCGCGGCTCTACCTCGCGCTGTACCGGCCCCAGACGGGTCTCCTGATCCGCCTCGGGGAGCCGGTGCCCCAGCTCCTCCGGGCGATCCAGTCGCTCCAGGCGGCGCTCACGATCGGGATGGCGCTCGCGCTCCTGACCGCGCTCATCGGCGCGTGGCTGGCGGCGCGGCAGGTCACGCGCCCGCTCGTCGCCATCACGCGGAGCGCGCAGCAGATCAACGAGGGCGACCTCGACGGCCGGATCTCGGTCAAGACGCGGGCCGCCGAGTTCCAGGACCTCGCCCGGAGCCTGAACCACATGGCCGGCCGGTTCCGCGCCGACATCCACGAGCTCCAGCGGATGCAGCGGGTCCAGAACGAGTTCATCGGGAACGTCTCGCACGAGGTCAAGAACCCGATCTTCGCCGTGTTCGGCTACCTCGAGGCGCTCGCTAGCGAGTCGCTCCCGGCCGAGCAGCGGAAGCGGTACGCGCAGAAGGGGCTCGCCAACCTCCAGCGGCTCAACACGCTCTTCTCGGACCTCATCGAGATCGCCAAGCTGGAGTACCGCGAGGACCAGATCCGGCCGACCGCGTTCGACCTCCAGGACCTCATCGGGGAGATCGGCGAGATGCTCGACCCGAAGGCCGAGGCGAAGGGCCTCGAGCTGACCTACGACAACGACGCCCTCTGGGTCGAGGCCGACCGGAACCGGATCCGCCAGGTCCTGACCAACCTGATCGACAACGCCATCGCGTACTCCGACGAGGGGACCGTCAAGTGCCGGATGCGGCGCCACCTCGACAAGGCGCGCGTGGAAGTCGTCGATACGGGCCGTGGGATCCCGGAGGACCACCTCGACCGGATCTTCGAGCGGTTCTACCGGGTCGACGCGGCGCGCTCCCGGAAGGAGGGCGGGACGGGGCTCGGGCTGGCTATCGTCAAGCAGATCCTGGAAGCCCACGGCTCGACGATCCACGTCGAGAGCACGAAGGGCCGGGGCACGCGGTTCTGGTTCGAGCTCCCGCTCGCGGAGACGGCGGGCGGCGACGGCGCCGTGACCCAGGCCAAGACCGAGACCGCCTGA